CTCACCGGCACAATGGATAGAACGAGAAAAAGGGGTGCTGGCAAGCGAGCTAACCAGAGAACTACCTGAGCAAAAGCATGTGCAAGTGATACGCTCAAAAAGAATGAGACAATATCCTGCACTCCTGCAAATGAATGAAGCTGCTATGCAGGCATCTACCCATTCATTTCGACGATATTCGGATCAGGCGGAAAGCACACGGCCTCGTCGGTCCGATGAGCGAATCCTTCTCCCGCGTTTGCAGAAACCAAGTTATGATCTGGCGGAATATTGCAGGGAGCGTTTTTCACCGGAAATGGACTTTATCAGGAGGAAAACAGACCAGAATCAGGTAGCGCGTATCATGGAAATGACGATGAGTGCGCTATCGTATGGCAATGATTTGGGGGGAAATCAAGAAGCAGCGTGGAGAAGGCTTTCACTCTTTGTCAGCATTCATCAGGTAGAAGGGATGAAAGATGGGGCATACGCTTACGAACCACTGGAGCACGCTCTTTATCCAATCGTCAATGGAGATTTACGAGCACGTCTACAAGAGGGAATGACCCTGGACAACGTGAATCTGTATCAAGTGCCGCTCTGCTTTCATGTAGTAGGAAAACGTGATCATCTGATGAATCAACTAGGGTATAGAGGGTATCGCATCCAACAGATGGAGGCAGGAATTGTCGTGCATCACTTGCTTTTAGCAGCGTTCACGTGTGGAATGGGCGGTCATCCGTTACTCGGATATGACGTGGAAAATTGCGATGATCTTTACAACCTAGCGTCCGAAGAGAAAACCTGCTTGATTCAAATTCCGGTCGGGCACTATCGCCCCCGCGCCAGATTTCAAACTGGACTTCATGGATAAAAAAGTGGAAGACCCGAGTCGCGACGACCCGGGTCTTGTCCTGGAAGTAAGGAGGGTATCGAGCTTATCTCGTTGTAAGGTAAGTGTCTCTATCCACCTTCAACCATCGAACGGTCATTCCACGATCAGCAGCAACAGTCAGCGACAGGCCTACATTGGGAGTTGCTCCCGGACTTTTTCGATGGGGAAATGTACAGATGCGACTTCTAATCGCCAATCATTGGAGCGCATAAAACTTCCTGGAGGGTATTCAAAGACGCATTCTGATTGCAGAGTGAAACCGAGCTTACGGCAAATGGCATTGGAGGCAGGGTTGTCCACAGAGGGATAGGCATGAATAAACTTGTGTCTTCGTTCTTGTTTGATGCGGGTAATCAGTAAAGCTAAAGCTGCAGAGGCGATTCCTTTCCCTTGAAAGGGTGGGAGGACGCTCCAGCCTACTTCGTATACGTTTTCTCCTTGCCAGATGCGGTCCCAATAGCCGATGCTTCCGACGGGAGTGTGATCTGGAAGCAGTACGATGCTGAACATCTTGCTCGTTTGCTGTCCGTCCTTATTGACGTATCGTTCGTGCCGAGCAAGGAGCTGTTCCTCCGTCTCCGGTCCTCCGAGCTGCTCCATCATGACTGGTGCATTCAAAAGGCGTAGCAAAGAAAGATCGTCATCCGCCCAGGGTTGAATACGGACAAGCTCAGTGTTTAGCGGTGTGGACATTCTCTCACTCCTTATCAACTAGATGGAAAATCATGCTATAATGGTGGTGCCCGAGTGATTCTTATTATCGGAGTATGGAAAGAGTAGCTGAGGTGTAGGAATAGACCCTTTCTGAAAAACATCTGGAGTGTAAATCCAACGTAAATATCGCCACGGACAATATAGGAAAGAGAAAGGGGTACTTGTTCCATGAATGAAAAAAGCATTCATACACAACGGCTCAAATTGATTCCATTTACACATAGAATAGCAACGAATATTTTGCAAGAAAATTACGAAGAGTTATTGGATATGGGGCTTACATTAGGCAAAGGCTGGCCAGATGAGGATGCGATGGAAACGATCCCCAAAATCATCCAAGCACTCGAACGCACAGGGGGACCGACAGGATTTGAATCGTGGATGATCCTTACAAAAGAAGACATGAAGATCATCGGGGATGTAGGATTCAAAGGAGTCCCGAATGCGCAGGGAGAAGTGGACATCGGCTATGGAATTATTGAAGCCGAGCGAAAAAAAGGCTACGCGTATGAGGCAGCAGAAGGTTTAGCGAATTGGGCGTTATTGCAGCCAGATGTGAAAAAGATTACGGCGAAATGCCTGCTAGATAACATAGATTCCGCAAAATTATTAGTCAAAATGGGCTTTACAGAAATAAAGAGGGACGACACGATGATTTACTGGTCTAGGCAGAAAGAATAGTACGCTAGAAGAGTTTCACACGAAAAAAGGACGAACACATGGCCGTCCTTTTTTTCATGGAGAACATCAGTTGCTAGAATTTTCTATGGGAACGTAGTAGATATGTTTCGTACCGTCTTTATACATTACCTCGAGTACACCTGATTGAAGGGACGGGCCCTTTGCTTTTACTTTTTTCTTTGTGGAAAACTCCCCAGACTTCGAGTCGACTCGCAACGTAATAATCGAATTGAACACCTGAAGCGATGCGCGTTTGATTTCTCTATTCGAGACTTTCCCTGTCACACTGAGTTCGTAATACGATTTAGGGAGCACACTTGATTCAGCCTGGAGCTCAATTTCATCTGGATTGAGGGCAAGCCTTGGAAGAAATTTCGTCTGCATCTTTACGATTTCCTCTTTGCGTTCTTTATCTTCAGGTCCAACGAGGATGTGTACGTAAGAGTTTAACTGAAAATAGTCTGGCGTTAGATCGCTCGGCAGTTCGTCTGTTCGGAAATATTCATCTTGCTCAATCGTTCTCCCGGGCTTTACGTTTTTTTCCTTGATGTCCGGGGTACAGGCAGGTTCGTCTTCAGGGTAGGGAAGCTCCCAAGAGTCTCCAGAGGCAAACGCTTCTAGCCGATTTGTTACACCATAGCAATGACCAGTCGTGTATGTGATGGGTTTCCGCGAAGTATTCGTGACAATGGTATTTACGTGGTACATTGGTGAGTCGTATTTTGGATTGTCGGTTTCGGTAACGGTCACTTGAAACCGAAGTCCCTCTTTCTTGAATGGTTTGTCAATGAAAAACATGCCGGTTGCTTTTGCTTGGGCCGCGTTTACATTCACGGCGCCAGCCGTCATAACCAGTAAAAGACATACGAGTGAATGGATAATCTTGCGAAACACACAGTTCACCTCCTCACGATTCGTTTTTGAAAAATGTGCATGGAGGCACCTTTTTAATATTCCATATATTACCTCCCTTTGCAATGTTTTTTGTTCCAGAATATTTTAAATAAAAACTTTCAAAGGAAAGGTAACCCCAGGCTCCCTTCTTTCGTATTGAAAGGAAGGAAAAGATGATCGCTTTTCATTGAACTATGCAACGCGTGTCTCTATACTGGAGAGATAAGCATTGGTAAATAATTGTGAGGGATAGCATGCAGAACTGGATGACCCAAATTATTGAACAATATAGTTACTTCGGTATCTTACTGATGATGGCACTGGAAAACATCTTTCCACCCATACCTTCAGAGGTGATCTTGACGTTCGGTGGCTTTATGACGACGCAATCCTCCTTAACGGTTTTTGGTGTAATCTTGTCAGCTACAATCGGTTCGGTGATCGGGGCAATCATTCTCTATGGAATCGGTTATTATCTGGACGTCAAAAAAATAGAGAAGATCGTAGAGCGATGGGGATATCTTCTGCGCATTAAAACGGCAGATATCCATAAGGCGAATAAATGGTTTGATCGATACGGGTACTGGACGGTCTTTTTTTGCCGCATGGTCCCATTAATCAGAAGCCTGATTTCCATTCCAGCTGGTATGACCAAAATGAATTTCCCGCTGTTCTTGTTGTTTACAACACTTGGTACGTTTATTTGGAACATCATCCTCGTGATGGCTGGTCACTTATTGGGGGAGTCATGGGAAGACATTCTGTACTACTTCGATCTCTATTCCAATGTCGTTTATGTTGTACTCGCCTTTGCGGGGATCGTGTTTCTCATCTTATTCCTCCGCAAACGAAAAGTGGACGCCTAAAACCGAAAAACCATCTTTCCTTCGAGGGAAGGTGGTTTTTCCATATGGAAACCAAGAGGTAAACATATTGCAAAAAGTCGTAATTTTCTTGCAAATACAAAACGCAGTAATTGCGTTAAGGTGTAGGGAGGGGGGAGTAGGTGACATGGGCACCGCCCTCATTCTTGAGGCTGGGAGAGATGCAACTTGATCGATTTGCTACTCGTAAACGGCGTAGTCATTACCATGGACAAAGACCGTAGGGTACTACAGGACGGGGCAATCGCCATTGACAAAGGAAGAATTTTGGAGGTAGGCGACACTCCACTTCTAAAAGACAAGTATCCCGCGCAAAAGGTAGTCGACTGCACACATCATTGTATACTACCAGGCTTCATTGACGCACATGGTCATGGCGGACATTCCTTGTTCAAAACGATTGCAACGGACAATATCAACGACTGGATGCCAATCATGACCAATACTTACAAGCACTACGTGACAGACGATTTCTGGTACTACGAAGGAAAGCTGTCAGCACTGGAGCGGCTTAAAGCCGGGATTACGACAGGTGTTAGCGTCTTAGGCTCCATGCCTCGCTCAGATGATCCGATCTTTGCCTTGAATCACGCCAAAGCGTACAACGAGGTTGGTGTCCGCGAAATCGTAGCGACAGGTCCATGCAACCCACCGTGGCCGCATCCCTTTAGCCGCTGGGTCGATGGACAAAAAGTGACGAAGGAAGTCACCTATGAGCAGGTTCTCGCTGGAGCAGAAGCAGTGATCGAAGCCCTGAATCACGCGAATAACGATAAAACCAGAGCATACATAACGCCATTTGTCATCGTGACCTCTGTCAATCCGTCCTATCCGACACCAGCTGACCAATTGTTTGGCTTAACCGATTTCGACCGGTACCAAGCACGGAAAATCAGGGAGATTGCGAAAAGGTACGACACGCGCATCCACTCCGATGCTTTTGGAGGCATGATTCACCTCGCGATCCAAGATAAAGAGTACGCGCTGCTTGGTCCAGACGTACACTTGCAGCATTGTCGGGGGATTTCGTTTGACGAGGCGAAAATTTTGGCCGAAACAGGAACGAATGTGAGCGCTTCTCCTGGTTTTGGTCAAATCAACGCAAGGACCCCGATTACGGAATTGCTGGAGATGGGAGCGACTGTTGCAATCACGACAGACGGTACTTCACCGATGACTCCTTTTGACATGTTTCAGGCCATGCGCAGAATGCAGCTGCTGCAACAAGCTGCGCTACGTGATTACTATTACCTCCCGCCGGGCAAGCTGCTGGAAATGGTAACAATTGATGCGGCGCGCTGTGTCGGCTGGGATGACGAGCTGGGGTCTCTTGAGGCTGGTAAAAAAGCGGACGTCATTACCGTAAATATGCATCAGGCCCACTTGAATCCAGAGAACATGCACGTCCATCGTGTCGTCTATCAGGCAGTCGGTGGAGATGTGAACCACGTCATTGTCGACGGTGAGCTGATTATGGACGAGCGCCGTGTTTTGACTGTGGATGAAAAGCAAATCCTCAAGGAAGCGAATGAAGAGGCGAATCGCACAATCGAGCGGGCAGGCCTGGAAATCTACATGCAGCCAAGCAAGTATTTCTGGGGGCATGCGCGAGCTTATTTGGATGAGAGAAGGTTTGATCCGACGAAGCTCGGATATTGATAAGTAAAGTGCGTGGTTTGTCAATAGGGTAAGTAGTTGAATGAGGTCTAATTCTCGTATTCATAGAAGCGATACTGGGTGTACTCTCAGTAACGCTTCTTCCAGTTTTACTCAGGAATAGACCAGGGTTTGTGAGGCCTTGTGGAGAAGTGGTATTTTGAACGGTAAGATGAAAAACTCCAGCGTCTATTATAAGTTTTCGGAAGGCGCCTCTCCCGAACAAATCGAAGCATTAAAGAAAAATAACATCGACTTTCTTATAAAACCAGACAGTTCCATATGGGTCAACCGATCGGATGAAATGGACGTAGTGCAATGCTGCACCTAAAGTGTCGCCCTTGCATTGAATAGGAGAAGGTGCCCGCCGCCTTCCCTTTTTTTATCGGATTATAGTTGACAAAAACGATAGGATTAATCATTATTTATTTATTCATAATCCCCATCGACTAAGTTGGAATAAAAAGAGGTGCATTCATGTATCTGACTATTGATAATGTTACGAAACATTTTGTGAATGAGCAGAAACAAAAAGTAAAGGTGCTGGATGATATCAATCTGGAAGTGGAAAAGGGCAGCTTCGTTTCCATTGTCGGCCCCTCTGGCTGTGGAAAATCGACGCTGCTCTACTTGATAGCGGGATTGGATCAACCGGACAACGGTGACATCCACGTTGCTGGCAATAAAGTGAATAAGCCCGGACCTGACAGAGTTGTCGTTTTTCAAGAAGCAGGATTATTTCCATGGCTGACCGTTTTGGAAAATGTTACATACGGGCTCAAGTTGAAGAAAATGTCAGCAGCGAAAGCCAACGAAAAGGCGCTGGAAGTGCTCAAGATGGTCCATTTAAGCAAGTATGTTCATTCCTATCCCCATCAGCTCTCAGGCGGGATGAAGCAACGCGTAGCCATCGCTCGGGCACTTGTCATGGAACCCGACATTTTGCTGATGGATGAACCGTTCTCGGCGCTGGATGAACAGACGCGGATGGTTCTTCATAAGGAGCTGCTTGAGATTTGGCGGAAGACCAAGGTCACGATTTTTTTCGTCACCCATAATATCCGGGAGGCCGTTTTACTTGCGGAGAGAATCGTCGTTTTTGCCACACGCCCGGGAAAAATCAAGGAAATCATTGCGGTTCCTGCCATGCGCGATGGGGTCATGCCGGACAGTGTGACAGTAAGCACCGAGCAGAAGGTGCTGTCGATTCTGCAAGAAGAGATAGAAAAGGTGCTGAAGGAGGAAATGGGCAATGACTACAGCTTTAAGACGGGTTATCTTCATCGCTATGATAGCGGCGATATGGGAAGTCACATCTAAATTATCGGGGCTGCCATCGTTCATGTTTCCCAGCTTGACCCAGGTTTTCGATACACTCGTAAATGGCTTGATAAGCGGGCAAATTACCGCCGCGATTGGAAAAAGCATGGGACGAATCCTGTTGGGCTTTCTCATTGCTATTATCATCGGACTGATATTGGGTTACTTCATTTGGAGGTACAAACTCGTAGAAGATACGCTTGGCTTTGTCGTGACTGCGCTTCAATCTATCCCAAGCATTGTCTGGTTCCCGCTTGCGATAATATGGTTTGGCTTAAATGACTTCTCTATTTTGTTCATCGTGACGATTGGGGCGACCTGGACGATGACGGTCAACGCGACCAGCGGTTTCAAAAATGTCCCGCCGCTATATCAACGGGTAGCCAAGACTTATGGTTCGACTGGCTTTCACTTCGTTCGAACGGTCATTCTTCCTGCATCCGTACCACAGATCATCTCTGGGCTTCGGATCGCTTGGGCGTTTTCGTGGCGGGCACTCATGGCTGGTGAGTTGCTCGGGGGTGGCGGTGGTCTTGGGCAATTACTCGAGATGGGCCGTTCACTTGGACAAATGGATTTGGTGATATCTGTCATGATCATTATTGCGATCATCGGGACCATCGTCGATAATGTTGTCTTTTCACGGATCGAACGCAACGTTCAGATGAAGTGGGGAGTCCATTCATAAAAGAAAAATGGCTAAGGAGTGTGTTGTCACATGCTAAAAAAAGTGTTCAGTACCGTGGTTGCGTCCCTATTATTGATGGGGATTGCTAGCGGGTGCTCTACAGGCGGAGCCGAATCCTCTGAGAAGGAAGTCAAGATCGGATATTTCCCAAATCTGACCCATAGCGCAACGATCATTGCATTGGAGAAAGGCTATTTCAAGGAAGCTTTCGGTGCGGATGTAAAGATTCAAACGAAAACGGTCGCCAATGGCGGATTGTTTATGGAAGCAATGGCAACAAAGGCGATTGACGTAGGGACAGTCGGACCTGGACCGTTGTTGAACTTTTATGTCAAGCATCCCGGGTATCGTTTGATTTCAGGTGCGGTCAATGGCGGAGCTGTGCTCGTCATGAATGGTTCAACCAATATTACGGAACTAAAGGATTTAAAAGGCAAAAGAATCACGATTCCGGTAATCGGCAGCACACAGGATGTCATGCTCAGAAAAGCACTGAATGAGGTTGGCCTGAAACCGACGACGAATGGTGGAGATGTGGAACTGTATGCGGCGGCTCCGGCAGATACGGCAGCCTTATTCGTACAAAAATCCGTTGACGGTGCAGCAACGCAAGAGCCGTGGGGATATGTCCTGGAAAATCAGGCTGGGGGAAAATTGCTTTTGGACTGGGATCAATTCGCTTGGGGGAAAGAATCAACCAATACCGTGGTAGCAGCCAGCGATGAATTTTTGAAACGAGAAGGATTGGCAACCGCCTACCTGCAAGCACATAAAAAGGCAGTTAAATTCATTCAGGAAAATCCCGAAGAAAGCCAAGACTTGATCATCAAGCATTTGAAAAATCTGACTGGCAAAGAGTTGAGCAAAAAAGAAGTGCAGGCAGCCTTTTCCCGTTTGGAAGTTACAACAGCGGTTAATGAAAAGGTCATTCAAGAAATGGCAGATATCAGCAAGGAAGCCGGATATATTTCCAGTAATAAAATCGATGGCTTGATCGATTTGAAGTATTTGGAAGAGGCGAAATAAATCGGGTGAGAAGACGGAATATTCAGCAGGAGGAAAGAGGGGTGGAAAGGAATTAGATGGGAAAGGAGGTCGTGCCACGATGAGACCACATGAACAAGGAAATAATCAACCGATCGACACCTCATTAGAGACACAGATTCATACTGATTTCCAAAAGGAGATGACGTACGGCGATTATTTACAGCTCGATCAAATCTTATCGAGTCAACAGCTTCAATCTACCCATCATGATGAAATGCTATTTATTATCATTCATCAGGTGAGTGAGCTATGGATGAAACAAATTTTGCACGAACTGTCAGCAGCAAATGAATGCATTTGCAATCATGATCTGGAGTCTGCTTTCAAAATGTTCGCGCGAGTCTCGCGTATCCAGCAGCAATTGATTAAATCGTGGGATGTCCTTTCTACATTGACGCCAGCTGACTACCTCCAGTTCCGTGACAAGCTGGGTCATTCGTCAGGATTTCAATCCTATCAAAACCGACTGATCGAATTTACGCTAGGATATAAGAACCAGCATGTCCTTGCGGTGTATGCGCATCAACCAGAGCTTCACGCCCAGATGAGTGTGGCCTTGCAGCAGCCTAGCATTTATGATGCGGCGATCAGGGAGATGGCTGTTCGGGGCTTGCCGATTGATCCGGAATGCTTGAATCGCGATTGGTCGCAACCATATCAACCAAATCAGAGTGTAGAGCAAGCCTGGCTGACCGTGTATCGAAATGTGAACCAGTATTGGGATTTGTACGAGTTGGCAGAAAAGCTGGTGGATATCGCAAGTCAGCAACAGCAATGGCGCTTTAACCATATGACGACA
The window above is part of the Brevibacillus brevis NBRC 100599 genome. Proteins encoded here:
- a CDS encoding ABC transporter ATP-binding protein translates to MYLTIDNVTKHFVNEQKQKVKVLDDINLEVEKGSFVSIVGPSGCGKSTLLYLIAGLDQPDNGDIHVAGNKVNKPGPDRVVVFQEAGLFPWLTVLENVTYGLKLKKMSAAKANEKALEVLKMVHLSKYVHSYPHQLSGGMKQRVAIARALVMEPDILLMDEPFSALDEQTRMVLHKELLEIWRKTKVTIFFVTHNIREAVLLAERIVVFATRPGKIKEIIAVPAMRDGVMPDSVTVSTEQKVLSILQEEIEKVLKEEMGNDYSFKTGYLHRYDSGDMGSHI
- the kynA gene encoding tryptophan 2,3-dioxygenase, coding for MRPHEQGNNQPIDTSLETQIHTDFQKEMTYGDYLQLDQILSSQQLQSTHHDEMLFIIIHQVSELWMKQILHELSAANECICNHDLESAFKMFARVSRIQQQLIKSWDVLSTLTPADYLQFRDKLGHSSGFQSYQNRLIEFTLGYKNQHVLAVYAHQPELHAQMSVALQQPSIYDAAIREMAVRGLPIDPECLNRDWSQPYQPNQSVEQAWLTVYRNVNQYWDLYELAEKLVDIASQQQQWRFNHMTTVERIIGQKTGTGGSSGVMYLRRALDHRFFPELWSLRTQL
- a CDS encoding ABC transporter permease, with amino-acid sequence MTTALRRVIFIAMIAAIWEVTSKLSGLPSFMFPSLTQVFDTLVNGLISGQITAAIGKSMGRILLGFLIAIIIGLILGYFIWRYKLVEDTLGFVVTALQSIPSIVWFPLAIIWFGLNDFSILFIVTIGATWTMTVNATSGFKNVPPLYQRVAKTYGSTGFHFVRTVILPASVPQIISGLRIAWAFSWRALMAGELLGGGGGLGQLLEMGRSLGQMDLVISVMIIIAIIGTIVDNVVFSRIERNVQMKWGVHS
- a CDS encoding DedA family protein — translated: MQNWMTQIIEQYSYFGILLMMALENIFPPIPSEVILTFGGFMTTQSSLTVFGVILSATIGSVIGAIILYGIGYYLDVKKIEKIVERWGYLLRIKTADIHKANKWFDRYGYWTVFFCRMVPLIRSLISIPAGMTKMNFPLFLLFTTLGTFIWNIILVMAGHLLGESWEDILYYFDLYSNVVYVVLAFAGIVFLILFLRKRKVDA
- a CDS encoding GNAT family N-acetyltransferase, with the protein product MSTPLNTELVRIQPWADDDLSLLRLLNAPVMMEQLGGPETEEQLLARHERYVNKDGQQTSKMFSIVLLPDHTPVGSIGYWDRIWQGENVYEVGWSVLPPFQGKGIASAALALLITRIKQERRHKFIHAYPSVDNPASNAICRKLGFTLQSECVFEYPPGSFMRSNDWRLEVASVHFPIEKVREQLPM
- a CDS encoding aliphatic sulfonate ABC transporter substrate-binding protein — protein: MLKKVFSTVVASLLLMGIASGCSTGGAESSEKEVKIGYFPNLTHSATIIALEKGYFKEAFGADVKIQTKTVANGGLFMEAMATKAIDVGTVGPGPLLNFYVKHPGYRLISGAVNGGAVLVMNGSTNITELKDLKGKRITIPVIGSTQDVMLRKALNEVGLKPTTNGGDVELYAAAPADTAALFVQKSVDGAATQEPWGYVLENQAGGKLLLDWDQFAWGKESTNTVVAASDEFLKREGLATAYLQAHKKAVKFIQENPEESQDLIIKHLKNLTGKELSKKEVQAAFSRLEVTTAVNEKVIQEMADISKEAGYISSNKIDGLIDLKYLEEAK
- a CDS encoding SagB family peptide dehydrogenase, producing MNLENFLYRLHFDTENARPSDLEVDWGDAPLPYKLYRGQPVISLPEDVSLSLIDQTVSQEMTLPQLGAWLWYSYGLIQISQSLLVTTTSADAESESFLPLVMKRRPVPSGGGLYPSELYVYLKLSSIPPGIYHYDVAHHRLVQLREGNFDHVLNRALGGSCPVHACFGVAFVSIYFWKNFFKYDEFSYRLQGLDAGVLLGQLQGMANQLGVTTAVHYQFLDRAMNTLLGLSADQESVYAVVPLSLQTEEGRHSHSPAQWIEREKGVLASELTRELPEQKHVQVIRSKRMRQYPALLQMNEAAMQASTHSFRRYSDQAESTRPRRSDERILLPRLQKPSYDLAEYCRERFSPEMDFIRRKTDQNQVARIMEMTMSALSYGNDLGGNQEAAWRRLSLFVSIHQVEGMKDGAYAYEPLEHALYPIVNGDLRARLQEGMTLDNVNLYQVPLCFHVVGKRDHLMNQLGYRGYRIQQMEAGIVVHHLLLAAFTCGMGGHPLLGYDVENCDDLYNLASEEKTCLIQIPVGHYRPRARFQTGLHG
- a CDS encoding amidohydrolase family protein, which encodes MIDLLLVNGVVITMDKDRRVLQDGAIAIDKGRILEVGDTPLLKDKYPAQKVVDCTHHCILPGFIDAHGHGGHSLFKTIATDNINDWMPIMTNTYKHYVTDDFWYYEGKLSALERLKAGITTGVSVLGSMPRSDDPIFALNHAKAYNEVGVREIVATGPCNPPWPHPFSRWVDGQKVTKEVTYEQVLAGAEAVIEALNHANNDKTRAYITPFVIVTSVNPSYPTPADQLFGLTDFDRYQARKIREIAKRYDTRIHSDAFGGMIHLAIQDKEYALLGPDVHLQHCRGISFDEAKILAETGTNVSASPGFGQINARTPITELLEMGATVAITTDGTSPMTPFDMFQAMRRMQLLQQAALRDYYYLPPGKLLEMVTIDAARCVGWDDELGSLEAGKKADVITVNMHQAHLNPENMHVHRVVYQAVGGDVNHVIVDGELIMDERRVLTVDEKQILKEANEEANRTIERAGLEIYMQPSKYFWGHARAYLDERRFDPTKLGY
- a CDS encoding GNAT family N-acetyltransferase: MNEKSIHTQRLKLIPFTHRIATNILQENYEELLDMGLTLGKGWPDEDAMETIPKIIQALERTGGPTGFESWMILTKEDMKIIGDVGFKGVPNAQGEVDIGYGIIEAERKKGYAYEAAEGLANWALLQPDVKKITAKCLLDNIDSAKLLVKMGFTEIKRDDTMIYWSRQKE